GCTGCAGTATAGCTGAGCGATTGCGGCACACTGttgacgtttttttttttacggtTCCACAGTCTAACATCAGTGGTTGTCTGTAAAGGGAGAATCGTGAATTTCGATCGCCCTGCGCTCGGCGAAAACATAATGGCCACTCTACTGCGGAAAATCGGTCTGATTCGTCTTCACGACCGGGACACAGAGGACCCCAAGCATCACCAGGGCTCACTAAAGGGAACCAAGGGGAACACGAAGAACACTAAGCAGCACTGTCAGACCACCAACGAGACGAACAACATCCTCAGCACCCCCGAGATCAAAGCGAAGAAGCTGGACCAGCACAACAGCAATGACAAACCGTCCGTAAAGGATAAGCAACAGGGCAAGGACGCCAATGAGAAACAGCAGATGGGAggcggaggaggaggtgggatcgGGGTTGGAAAATCAGCGACCAGTGCCTCAATACCACCACTAGCCCCTCACCGGCAGCACTGCACCCAAGTCCGGACGAGGAGACTTATGAAGGAACTCCAGGAGATCCGGCGGTTGGGAGACAACTTTATAACGGTCGAGCTGGTCGACGACAATCTATTTGACTGGAACGTCAAGCTCCACCAGGTGGACAAAGACTCGGCGCTGTGGCAGGACATGAAAGAAACAAACACCGAGTTCATTCTGCTGAATGTCTCTTTCCCCGACAATTTCCCCTTCTCTCCGCCATTCATGCGGGTGCTCACCCCCCGGTTGGAAAACGGGTACGTTCTGGACGGTGGAGCGATATGTATGGAGTTGTTAACCCCCCGCGGATGGTCCAGCGCCTACACAGTGGAAGCCGTGATGAGACAATTTGCGGCAAGTCTGGTAAAAGGACAGGTGAGGATATTTGTTTTATTAATGCATTCTTCCCGTGTGTGTTTTGAAACATTAGAAACATTAGACGCTGCAGACGCTGAATATTTAGTGTTGAATGTTCATACCTGACACTCATGCAACATGCATAATGTTAATTTAGTGAATCCATACTGCATAAAACCTGTCAATACGAAGTAGTTGTAgctacaagtcagtattcgacgtccatccatgaTACAAACcagtattcgacgtccatccatgtctgagcaCTGTTACTTTCAAGTAGGTTTCTATTTTTCTACTGCATTGTGGACACTGATGGGCAAAAAAacctgcctctgattccaaaggttgcaagttggAATCCAGTAATAGATTGTTGTAGTAAtaagttgtttttgagatttttgtttgaACCCTATCCCAAACGTCAGCCTGTACTTTAGGATTTCGGAGttaatgccttaacttaaccttAAAACTTTGAAATTTGATGCTTGAGAAActtggatgaacgtctaattctgtcATGAGACTGTGAGAGTTAGTTGCAGCTTGCCATTGCTCATatctgccaaactgagcagaatCAGAATGGTGTTTTACTGTGATACAGATCTCATTTAGTGAGACCTAAATCTCTCCCCCAGctctgagagggagaaagagagaggcaggaaTCCATCTCCCCATCTTAGACGTGATTAATCTTTAGCTGTGACATTACAGCCGCCATTTCGCTGCTGTGCTCTGAATGTTCTCTACTCTGTGTGAGATGTATATTCCTCCTCCTATCTCCTCATTGGAATGCATCATCTTTTATCACCTCCAGAAATCCTCaccattaaggggggggggggggaaatgtctACCATAGAAATGACAAGGTCACTCCAGATCATCTAATTATTGGCCAGATATAGAATACATGTGCATGGGGGTTTCATTTCCTCAAGCCTACAGGAATGATTTGAAATCAtatatgtaaaaaatgtaataaaaaatgtaattaaactactGCAGGTAGCCTATGAAGTCATTGGAACCACATTGACCAAGCatcatccagtcagtcagtagcttGTCTCTCCTCTGTGCTCTCGCCTGTCCTGTCCTctttgacagagacagactgagcaGAACTTATGTAAATCAGACACTGCTACATTCTCACCCCCTCTGTCATCAAATATGATCATTTCCCTATAATTGATCATGTTTGTTGACCTGATCCTATTCAATCAGTATGCTGATGCATGAAATACACCACATGAACAAGTAGAGCATTTCATGCATTTGAACGTTATTGCTTGTCATTCCTTGAATCTAGCTGCTTTGGCTGACGGTTCGGGTTTGCCCGTCACATGTGACGTCATTGTTATGACAGCGTTATGACAGGAGGAATTTATGTAAGCATGTCACCAGATTTCCCTCCAGTGACCTAAGAGTGGTAGTTTTTCCCTTTTCGCTTTGATGATGTAACGGAATTTCAGTTGAATTCCAGTTGACATTGGGTCATGCAGGTGTTATTATAGGTCTATTAAATGTATGAATTATTAGAGAGGAAGAAAAATATGCTTAGACTAATGGACAATGTAAAGCAAAGGTATGTGTGGTGGTTCTGTTTTCAATATTATGCATTGATATCGTGCATATCACTTCAAATAATTCAGGTACATTGACACATAAGATGTGGTCACAATCGTAAATGCATGGGCAATGTAAGGAAAAACACCCAAAGGATCCATAGCAAAGACATCAATAATATAGATTGGCGATGTACACGTCATCTCAAGTATTTCATTTACACTTAATACATTTATAATATATTACGAGCCAATTAGATCCTAATGATGCATTGTGAGCAGAAGCAGCTGTGAACGTAGTGGTTCTCATTTCCATCCCACTGGTTGAGGCCTTAAaattgcacacacgcacacgcacgcacgcatgcacgcacgcacgcacgcacacacacacacacacacacacacacacacacacacacattcagtatTCAGAGTACaccattttcttttttcttttttttttcagtaTCAGTCAAGACAGAACATCACAAGGTTCTAGAAATGACTCATGAGAGTGAAGACCTTTTGTCATGTCATTATCTGGATTAGTCGGTTGGTTTTTCCATCTTATCTCTctgattacactctgatggggagatagtaagagagagagagagagagagaatgagagagagagagagagagagagagagagagagagagagagagagagagagagagagagagagagagagagagagagagagagacagagagagagagagagagagagagagagagagagagaatgagacagagagagagagagagagagagagagagagagaatgagagagagagagagagagagagaggagagagagagagaatgagagagagagagagagagagagagaatgagagagagagagatagatagagagagagatagagagagagagagaatgagagagagagagagagagagagaatgagagagagagagagagaatgagagagagagagaatgagagagagagagagagagtgagaatgagagagagagagaatgagagagcgagagggagagagagagagagagagagagagagagagagagagagagagagaatgagagagggagagggagagagagagatagagaaaatgagagagagagagagagagagagagagagagagaatgagagagagagagagagagaagctctgCAGTCAGTATACACTAATTAACTTCCCAGTGCCTTCCTCCTCCAGTTTGCTAATGAAAACAATATTGATTAATTAtgcaagtgtgtgcgtgtgcatctctgtatgtgtgtttcCTGATTTACCATGTGATTGGTTTGCCACATCCTGAATGTGAAACTAACACAAAATAATTCCTCCTCTAGTGCCACTAGTACTGCTACTCTGTGGTTCCCTGTGGTGGTTCTGCTTGAGATAGAAATGATCACCTCCAATTACAACCATCTCCTGAATGGGACGATGATGTAATTACTCAGTTGAAAGACAATAGATTCCTATGGTTTCCACATGGATGTGTACTAGACCCCAGGGTAGCAGAAGAAGACTTTAGGTTTTCAGATTGAAGACCAATTAAAAAGGTGCTGGTTCTTTAATTTGACAGTACCAGAGTTCATATCTTAGAGAGAATATTCTATAAGTGGTACTCAAGCTGTAGAACATGCGAGCTGCACCGCTCCAATTCAAGCACTGAATGGTTTTTAGAAGTGGTTTGACCGTTTGTGATTATCAGcattatcaaatcaaatacattttcatttgtctgacaggtgtagtagaccttacagtgaaatgcttacttacaagcccttaaccaaaaatgcaattttaagaaaagacccccaaaaaagtaagagataagaataacaaataattaaagagcagtaaaTAATAATAGcggggctgtatacagggggtgccggtgtcgaggtaactgaggtaatatgtacatgtaggtagagttcttaaagtgactatatacaggggaaccggtgtcgaggtaactgaggtaatatgtacatgtaggtagagttcttaaagtgactatatacaggggaaccggtgtcgaggtaactgaggtaatatgtacatgtaggtagagttcttaaagtgactatatacaggggaaccggtgtcgaggtaactgaggtaatatgtacatgtaggtagagttcttaaagtgactatatacaggggaaccggtgtcgaggtaactgaggtaatatgtacatgtaggtagagttcttgaagtgactatatacagggggaaccggtgtcgaggtaactgaggtaatatgtacatgttggtagagttcttaaagtgactatatacagggggaaccggtgtCGAGAAAaactgaggtaatatgtacatgtaggtagagttcttaaagtgactatatacagggggaaccggtgtcgaggtaactgaggtaatatgtacatgtaggtagagttcttaaagtgactatatacagggggaaccggtgtcgaggtaactgaggtaatatgtacatgtaggtcaaatcaaatcaaattgtatttgtcacatacacatggttagcagatgttaatgcgagtgtagcgaaatgcttgtgcttctagttccgacaatgcagtaataacaagtaatctaactaacaattccaaaactactgtcttgtacacagtgtaaggggataaagaatatgtacataaggatatatgaatgagtgatggtacagagcagcataggcaagatacagtagatggtatcgggtacagtatgtacaaatgagatgagtatgtaaacaaagtggcatagtatagtataaagtggctagtgatacatgtattacataaggataccgtcgatgatatagagtacagtatatacgtatgcatatgagatgaataatgtagggtaagtaacatttatataaggtagcattgtttaaagtggctagtgatatatttacatcatttcccatcaattcccattattaaagtggctggagttgagtcagtgtcagtgtgttggcagcagccactcagtgttagtggtggctgtttaacagtctgatggccttgagatagaagctgtttttcagtctctcggtcccagctttgatgcacctgtactgacctcgccttctggatgatagcggggtgaacaggcagtggctcgggtggttgatgtccttgatgatctttatggccttcctgtgacatcgggtggtgtaggtgtcctggagggcaggtagtttgcccccggtgatgcgttgtgcagacctcactaccctctggagagccttacggttgagggcggtgcagttgccataccaggcggtgatacagcccgccaggatgctctcgattgtgcatctgtagaagtttgtgagtgcttttggtgacaagccgaatttcttcagcctcctgaggttgaagaggcgctgctgcgccttcttcacgatgctgtctgtgtgagtggaccaattcagtttgtctgtgatgtgtatgccgaggaacttaaaacttgctaccctctccactaccgttccatcgatgtggataggggggtgttccctctgctgtttcctgaagtccacaatcatctccttagttttgttgacgttgagtgtgaggttgttttcctgacaccacactccgagggccctcacctcctccctgtaggccgtctcatcgttgttggtaatcaagcctaccactgttgtgtcgtccgcaaacttgatgattgagttggaggcgtgcgtggccacgcagtcgtgggtgaacagggagtacaggagagggctcagaacgcaaccttgtggggccccagtgttgaggatcagcggggaggagatgttgttgcctaccctcaccacctgggggcggcccgtcaggaagtccagtacccagttgcacagggcggggtcgagacccagggtctcgagcttgatgacgagcttggagggtactatggtgttgaatgccgagctgtagtcgatgaacagcattctcacataggtattcctcttgtccagatgggttagggcagtgtgcagtgtggttgagattgcatcgtctgtggacctatttgggcggtaagcaaattggagtgggtctagggtgtcaggtagggtggaggtgatatggtccttgatgGTCCTCCTAGGTAGAGTTCTtaaagtgactatatacagggggtaccggtgtcgaggtaactgaggtaatatgtacatgtaggtagagttcttaaagtgactatatacagggggtaccggtgtcgaggtaattgaggtaatatgtacatctaGGTAGAGTTCTtaaagtgactatatacagggggtgccggtgtcgaggtaactgaggtaatatgtacatgtaggtagagttcttaaagtgactatatacagggggaaccggtgtcgaggtaactgaggtaatatgtacatgtaggtagagttcttaaagtgactatgcatagataataacagagagtagcagcagcgtagaagaggggcattgcaaatagtctgggtggccatttgactaggtgttcaggagtcttatggcttgggggtaggaactgtttagaagcctcttggacctagacttggtgctccagtacctcttgccgtgcagtagaagagaggacagtctatgattagggtggctggagtctttgacaatttttacggccttcctctgacaccgcctggtatagaggtcctggatggcaggaagcttggcaccgGTGATGTACTGtgcagtacgcactaccctctgtagtagagGTCGATCGatcatgatttttcaacacctataccgattattggaggaccaaaaaaagccgataccggttAATCGGGCCGATTTTtatgaatatataaatatttgaaataatgacaattaaaacaatactgaatgaacacttttattttaacttaatataatacataaataaaaatctatttagtctcaagtAAATAAAGAAacacgttcaatttggtttaaataatgcaaaaacacagtgttggagaagaaagtaaaagtgcaatatgtgccatgtaaaaaagctaatgtttaagttccttgctcagaacatgagaacatatgaaagctggtggttccttttaacatgagtcttcaatattcccagataagaagttttaggttgttgttattataggaattataggactataccatttgtatttcatatacctttgactattggatgttcttataggtactatagtattgccagcctaatctcgggagttgataggcttgaagtcatgaacagcgctgtgcttcaagcattgctaagagctgctggcaaacgcaggaaagtggtgtttgaatgaatgcttacgagcctgttgctgcctaccaccgctcagtcagactgctctatcaaatatcaaatcatagacttaattataatatagtaaacacacagaaatacgagccgtaggtcattaatatggtcaaatctggaaacaatcattttgaaaacaaaacgtttattctttcagtgaaatacggaaccattccatattttatcgaacgggtggcaaccctaagtctataaattgctgttacattgcacaaccttaaatgttatgtcataattatgtacaattctggcaaattaattccggtctttgttaggaagaaatggtcttctcacagttcgcaacgagccaggcggcccaaactgctgcatataccctgactctgcatgcactgaacgcaagagaagtgacacaatttcaggcacagcattgattatatgcaaagcaggacaagctagttaaactagtaatatcatcaaccatgtgtagttaactagtaattatgttaagattgattgttttttataagataagtttaatgctaactaacaacttaccttggctccttgctgcactcgcataacaggtggtcagcctgccacgcattcttttcgtggattgcaatgtaatcggccataatcggcatacaaaaatgcagattaccgattgttatgaaaacttgaaattggcccttgTGGTAGGAGgccgagctgttgccataccaggcagtgatacaaccagtcaggatgctcttgatggtgcagctgtaaaaccttttgaggatctgaggacccatgccaaatctttccagtctcgtgccctcttcacgactggcatggtgtgcttggaccatgttagtttgttggtgatgtggacgccaaggaacttgaagctctcaacctgctccactacagccctgtcgatgagaatgggggcgtgctcggtcctccttttcctgtagtccacaatcatcttctttgtcttgatcacgttgagggagaggttgttgtcctggcaccacacagccaggtctctgacctcctccctataggctgtttcaacgttgtcatcagcaaactgaatgatggtgttggagtcgtgcctgccagtgcagtcatgagtgaacagggagtacaggaggggactgagcacgcacccctgaggggcccccgtgttaaggatcagcgtggcagatgtgttgttacctgatagatgtgcagattatgatgtgcaagtagagaatagagatactgtggtgcaaaagagcaagaggataagtaataATATgaagatgaggtagttgggtgtgctatttacagatgggctgtgtacaggtacagtgatctgtgagctgctctgacagctgaagcttaaagttagagagggagatataactccagcttcagtgatttttgcaattcattccagtcattggcagcagagaactggaaggaaaggtggccaaagtaagtgttggctttgggggtgaccagtgaaatatacctactggagcttgtgctacgggtgggtgttgctatggtgaccagtaagctgagataaggcggggctttacttagcatagacttatagatgacctggagccagtgggtttggcgaggaatatgtagtgagggccagccaacgagagcatacaggtcgcagtggtgggtagtgtatggggctttggtgacaaaacggatgacactatgatagactacatccagtttgctgagtagagtgttggaggctattttgtaaattacatcactGAAGTccaggattggtaggatggtcagttttacgagggtatgtttggcagcatgagtgatggaggctttgttgcaaaatatgaagctgattctagatttaattttggattggagatgcttaatgtgagtctagaaggagagtttacagtctaaccagacacctaggtatttgtagttgtccacatattctaagtcagaactgtccagagtagtgatgctagatggacgggcaggtgcgggcagcaatcggttgaagagcatgcacttagttgtacttgcatttaaaatcagttggaaggagtgttgtatggcattgaagctcatttggaggtttgttagcacagtgtccaaagaagggccagatgtatgcagaatggtgttgtgtgcgtagaggtggatcagagaatcatcagcagcaagagcgacatcattgctATATacagatctgttggtgcggtatgcaaattggagtgagtctagggtttctgggataattatgttgatgtgagccatgaccagcctttcaaagcatttcatggctacagacgtgagtgctacgggttggtagtcatttaggcaggttaccttagtgttcttcggcacagggactatggtggtctgcttgaaacatgttggtattacagattcagacagggagaggttgaaaatgtcagtgaagacacttgccagttagtcagcgcatgctcggagtacacgttaTCACACGTTATCACAGCTATTTAGGTCAGTGGTCATGATGGCCATGAATATAACCACGTCCAGAGAGGACCTTTGTTGAATAAAGACCAAATtcactctcaaatgttttgctTTTCTACACTTCATCTTTTACCAGGAATAGATTATTAAAAGTCTAGAAACCATTCACCCAttatattcagtaccagtcaaaagtttggacacacccaatcatttttttttttaccattttctacattgtagaataatagtcaagacatcaaaactattaaattacacatacggaatcatgtagtaaccaaaaaaatgttaatcaaaatatattttagattcaaaGTTGCCACCTTGCTTGaagagagctttgcacactcttggcattatctcaccaagcttcatgaggtagtcacctggaatgcatttaaattcacAGGTGTGAATTGTtagaagttcatttgtggaatttctttccttcttaatgcatttgagcaaataatttgtattgtgacaaggtaggggtagtatacagaatatagcgctatttggtaaaagaccaagtccatattatggcaagaacggctcaaataagcaaagagaaacaacagtccatcattactttaagacatgaaggtcagtcaatttcaagtgcagtcgcaacaaccatcaagcgctatgatgaaactgtctctcacgaggaccgtcacaggaaaggaagacccagacttacctctgctgcagaggataaattaattagagttaactgcacttcagattgcagcgcaaataaatgtttcacagagttcaagtaacagacacatctcaacatcaagtgttcagaggagactgcgcgaatcaggccttcatggtcaaattgttgcaaagaaaccactactaaaggacaccaataatatgaAGAAACGTTCTTGGGACAAGAAacaatgaagcatggaggaggtggatgtgatggtgtgggcgtgctttgctgttgacactgtctgtgatttatttagaattcaaggcacacttaaccagcatggctgcgatacgccatcccatctggtttgcgcttagtgggactatcatttgtttttcaacgggaAAATGACCAAACAcatctccagactgtgtaagagctatttgaccaagaaggagagtgatggtgtgctgtatcagatgacctggcctccacaatcccccgacatcaacccaattgagatggtttgggatgagttggaccgcagactgaaggaaaagcagccaacaagtgctcagcatatgtgggaactccttcaagactgttggaaaagcattccaggtgaagctggttgagataatgctgttttggttactacatgattccatatgtgttatttcatagttttgatgtcttcactgttattctacaatgtagataagtcaaaataaagaaaaaccattgaatgagtaggtgtgtccaaacttttgactggtgctgtatctACTTGTGTGTTACACACAGTCAGACATCACTAAACCCACAACTATTTGCATATTACACATGAATTTCCACAGTCAACAAGTCTTCAGTGATGTGTTGACAATATCCCCAGCTCTCCAGTACCATAGCATGTTTCTCTAGCTTGATCCGATTCTCTGGCACATGCAGCTAGGCGTTACGCAATAATCCCAAGCCCAAAGCCTCTTACCAAGATACACTGGGGCCCTGATCGGAGTGCCCGCCGCCCAGCCCATTGATCTCCATTCACAAGATTACCCATCAACCACTTCACTTCACACAACGGACTAGTGTGTGTCCCTGTGGATGTGAGCAAGCAAGGAAGGGAAGGCTTAAGTGAACTAGATTAACAATGATAGACAACTGTATTGTACAGCCTCAAGCACACTCtggatgtaacacacacacaaacacaaacacacctttctctctctctctctccctctcttccccatctctcttgctccttctttctcttcctctctccctctctccctccatctctcaccctctctctctgtctctctctctttatatctctctctctcgctctctctgttattTCAGTCTTGTTAAGCGTCAGTCAGCCCGGACATGCCTGGGGCTGGAACGAGTTATTTCAGTCCCTATTTTgttcacacgcacgcacacacacacacacacaggaaggaaggAAATACCAATTGCACAGGGCAGACGGGACGGAAATAATCGTCACACAGCCAAGGGGAAGGAAATAATCGCTGTGCAGTGGCTAGGGGGACAGACATAATCGTCACACGTTAATGGAGTGTGCTGGCCGGTGGAGTGATATTGTTGATTGATGTAATGTAAACAATGCGGTAGTCAGTCTCTACATTGCTCTCTTCCAGGCAATGTTGATTAGGGGGAAATAAGGCTTAGCTCTCAAATGGCTGTGATATCCAGTTTAATTAAATCAGTGCAAGACAATTCAGGAAATTGTTTTGAATGTCATTTGTTAATTGTTTAATTGGTCATAATTGATGAGGTTGATGAATTTAgctgtgcatgcgtgtgtgtattgAAATTGTTCTAATAATGGTTGTGTGTTAAACCAATGGCCACTGGCCAGTCGTCCTCTGGTATTAATCACCAAGGTAATGACTCTTCTCGATCGCCCTGGCAACCTCTCTCCATGGCAAAGATGGCCACAAACCTTTGTCGGGCTGtaaccaatgatgtatataaaccctggattttTGATGCTATGCATtagccattgagaggctttgaagccaccggtcggccatatttgCACTCCctagtaggagcagtcctccataggaattaaTGGAATTCTATAGTATTTCAATTTAatgtttcaagtatttttagttGTAGTGGGGGCAGTAACAATAGTAATCTCCAAAAACTATACTTTAAGGGTAATGATtttatataataaaataaaaaaatgtcatataatataatttaaaagtctgcattaaggtgtctataataaaatacatttgtcaaaaatgaatgtagacattaataaatgcatttctatagttttcaaaatatttttttactacGGTGGGGGAGTGCCGAGAT
This genomic interval from Oncorhynchus clarkii lewisi isolate Uvic-CL-2024 chromosome 18, UVic_Ocla_1.0, whole genome shotgun sequence contains the following:
- the LOC139372697 gene encoding ubiquitin-conjugating enzyme E2Q-like protein 1; protein product: MATLLRKIGLIRLHDRDTEDPKHHQGSLKGTKGNTKNTKQHCQTTNETNNILSTPEIKAKKLDQHNSNDKPSVKDKQQGKDANEKQQMGGGGGGGIGVGKSATSASIPPLAPHRQHCTQVRTRRLMKELQEIRRLGDNFITVELVDDNLFDWNVKLHQVDKDSALWQDMKETNTEFILLNVSFPDNFPFSPPFMRVLTPRLENGYVLDGGAICMELLTPRGWSSAYTVEAVMRQFAASLVKGQGRICRKSGKSKKAFSRKEAEATFKSLVKTHEKYGWVSPPVSDG